In the Engystomops pustulosus chromosome 2, aEngPut4.maternal, whole genome shotgun sequence genome, one interval contains:
- the ZC3H11A gene encoding zinc finger CCCH domain-containing protein 11A isoform X2 yields MSNQGDDCYYFFYSTCTKGDSCTFRHCEAAIGNETVCNLWQEGRCFRQICKFRHMEIDKKRSEIPCYWENQMTGCQKANCAFHHTKGRFVEGSYFPPNKAISKPEPCEAEVQTSLKSPALAKISAAPTPQLRGVKKIEATENVPSPTHPPVVINAADDDEDDDDQFSEEGEEMKNSANLVSTRKSLTPKKDAALNYGIKTLEEIKSEKQKCQDVSNNVPQEIQISSHNRVDHCISVLRTVKFTSKDSSTNLSLSQRLGKRRKFQGESPLAASDEDILPPAKKTLSERLGKRFTPTADDPEFQPKKVQISRPLKDRLGLVPEQGGRQTERAAATTVTDFHIKTLEEIRQEKANQQEERQTTSLPLKNDEVCIKSKLSSNPSTAIYIKSLNEIQAEKRLRHLKDGLQKQGNTKEKELQQKNYGTTVQNCTATIENAKGLNRKIQVDRKIKRPIVNDNCSGIAVTTTTLSVNFKDPKQNLPSMEKVKVKTLEEIREEKALRSQQSTSQPVALSHSKKILRLAKLPGRIEAKLDHLGSSAKNIVEEDNRVTATFRSPVKTFKEQCEKSVDTKTRDSNLTAVSQALVIKDADTLKRTASTHENKDKPKLNVEPSVVKNTIHIKAARKQKTQERTIIAEVKPMSSAVTSSEALERLPVPESSEEVSMDIIPPKRLQISSQVNTPLSNASVTIPATLKSPRTSTASVGKTSLSTEDEFDELMWEISDDKLDAELDLDSNKDEDALLLELSKMIDG; encoded by the exons AAAAAACGGAGTGAGATACCTTGTTACTGGGAAAACCAGATGACTGGCTGTCAAAAGGCCAACTGTGCTTTTCATCATACCAAGGGGAGATTTGTGGAAGGATCATACTTTCCTCCAAATAAAG CTATTTCAAAGCCTGAACCATGTGAGGCAGAAGTGCAGACTTCTCTAAAATCTCCTGCACTGGCTAAGATTTCTGCGGCTCCCACACCCCAGCTGCGTGGAGTAAAAAAAATAGAGGCCACAGAGAATGTTCCAAGTCCTACACATCCACCAGTAGTGATTAATGCGGCAgatgatgatgaagatgatgatg ATCAATTTTCTGAAGAAGGTGAGGAGATGAAGAATTCTGCTAATTTAGTATCTACTAGAAAGTCACTGACGCCAAAAAAAG ATGCTGCCTTAAACTATGGTATTAAAACCCTGGAAGAAATAAAGTCTGAAAAACAGAAGTGTCAAGACGTATCCAATAATG TTCCTCAAGAAATTCAGATTTCATCTCATAACCGAGTAGACCACTGCATTTCAGTTCTCCGAACAGTCAAGTTTACCAGCAAAG ATTCATCAACAAACTTAAGCTTGTCACAACGATTGGGAAAACGCAGGAAATTCCAAGGAGAAAGCCCCTTAG CTGCTTCCGATGAAGACATTCTGCCTCCTGCAAAGAAAACATTATCAGAAAGACTTGGGAAGAGGTTTACCCCAACTGCTGATGACCCTGAGTTTCAACCAAAGAAAG ttcaaaTTTCAAGACCGTTAAAGGATAGACTTGGTTTAGTACCAGAGCAAGGTGGCAGACAAACAG AGAGAGCTGCAGCTACTACAGTGACTGATTTTCACATTAAAACTCTTGAAGAAATTCGTCAGGAAAAGGCAAATCAACAGGAAGAGCGACAGACCACAAGTCTGCCATTGAAAAATGACGAAGTCTGTATAAAGAGCAAACTTTCCTCCAATCCTTCAACAGCAATTTACATTAAGTCATTAAATGAGATTCAGGCAGAAAAAAGACTAAGACATCTAAAAGATGGGTTACAGAAACAAGGAAACACAAAAGAAAAGGAATTACAACAGAAAAATTATGGAACTACTGTACAAAATTGTACAGCCACAATTGAAAATGCAAAAGGTCTTAATCGAAAAATTCAGGTTGATAGAAAAATTAAAAGACCTATTGTAAATGACAATTGTTCTGGCATTGCTGTCACCACTACTACACTTTCTGTGAATTTCAAAGACCCAAAACAAAATTTACCATCAATGgaaaaagttaaagttaaaacACTTgaagagataagagaggagaaagCTCTCCGCAGCCAACAATCTACATCTCAACCAGTGGCTCTATCACACAGCAAAAAGATCCTGAGACTCGCCAAACTACCAG GTAGAATAGAGGCAAAACTGGATCACTTGGGCTCGTCTGCAAAAAATATTGTCGAAGAGGACAATCGG GTAACCGCAACATTCAGATCTCCTGTAAAAACCTTTAAAGAACAATGTGAAAAAAGTGTTGACACCAAAACTCGGGATAGCAATCTTACTGCAGTCTCTCAGGCATTGGTAATCAAAGATGCAGACACTTTGAAGCGAACTGCATCAACGCATGAAAATAAAG ATAAACCAAAATTGAATGTTGAACCATCTGTGGTGAAAAACACAATACATATCAAAGCTGCAAGGAAGCAAAAGACACAAGAACGAACCATTATTGCCGAAGTTAAACCCATGAGCTCTGCTGTTACAAGCAGTGAAGCACTAGAAAGG CTGCCAGTCCCAGAATCTTCTGAGGAGGTTTCAATGGACATCATACCACCAAAGCGTCTCCAAATCAG tTCCCAAGTTAATACACCTTTGTCAAATGCTTCTGTTACAATACCAGCTACTTTAAAGTCTCCAAGGACAAGTACAGCATCAGTGGGAAAAACTTCTTTGTCCACGGAGGATGAATTTGATGAGCTGATGTGGGAAATTTCTGATGATAAACTTGATGCAGAATTGGATCTGGATTCAAATAAAGATGAGGATGCTCTTCTTCTTGAACTGTCAAAGATGATTGACGGCTGA
- the ZC3H11A gene encoding zinc finger CCCH domain-containing protein 11A isoform X4, with amino-acid sequence MSNQGDDCYYFFYSTCTKGDSCTFRHCEAAIGNETVCNLWQEGRCFRQICKFRHMEIDKKRSEIPCYWENQMTGCQKANCAFHHTKGRFVEGSYFPPNKAISKPEPCEAEVQTSLKSPALAKISAAPTPQLRGVKKIEATENVPSPTHPPVVINAADDDEDDDDQFSEEGEEMKNSANLVSTRKSLTPKKDAALNYGIKTLEEIKSEKQKCQDVSNNVPQEIQISSHNRVDHCISVLRTVKFTSKDSSTNLSLSQRLGKRRKFQGESPLAASDEDILPPAKKTLSERLGKRFTPTADDPEFQPKKGIPIQISRPLKDRLGLVPEQGGRQTERAAATTVTDFHIKTLEEIRQEKANQQEERQTTSLPLKNDEVCIKSKLSSNPSTAIYIKSLNEIQAEKRLRHLKDGLQKQGNTKEKELQQKNYGTTVQNCTATIENAKGLNRKIQVDRKIKRPIVNDNCSGIAVTTTTLSVNFKDPKQNLPSMEKVKVKTLEEIREEKALRSQQSTSQPVALSHSKKILRLAKLPDKPKLNVEPSVVKNTIHIKAARKQKTQERTIIAEVKPMSSAVTSSEALERLPVPESSEEVSMDIIPPKRLQISSQVNTPLSNASVTIPATLKSPRTSTASVGKTSLSTEDEFDELMWEISDDKLDAELDLDSNKDEDALLLELSKMIDG; translated from the exons AAAAAACGGAGTGAGATACCTTGTTACTGGGAAAACCAGATGACTGGCTGTCAAAAGGCCAACTGTGCTTTTCATCATACCAAGGGGAGATTTGTGGAAGGATCATACTTTCCTCCAAATAAAG CTATTTCAAAGCCTGAACCATGTGAGGCAGAAGTGCAGACTTCTCTAAAATCTCCTGCACTGGCTAAGATTTCTGCGGCTCCCACACCCCAGCTGCGTGGAGTAAAAAAAATAGAGGCCACAGAGAATGTTCCAAGTCCTACACATCCACCAGTAGTGATTAATGCGGCAgatgatgatgaagatgatgatg ATCAATTTTCTGAAGAAGGTGAGGAGATGAAGAATTCTGCTAATTTAGTATCTACTAGAAAGTCACTGACGCCAAAAAAAG ATGCTGCCTTAAACTATGGTATTAAAACCCTGGAAGAAATAAAGTCTGAAAAACAGAAGTGTCAAGACGTATCCAATAATG TTCCTCAAGAAATTCAGATTTCATCTCATAACCGAGTAGACCACTGCATTTCAGTTCTCCGAACAGTCAAGTTTACCAGCAAAG ATTCATCAACAAACTTAAGCTTGTCACAACGATTGGGAAAACGCAGGAAATTCCAAGGAGAAAGCCCCTTAG CTGCTTCCGATGAAGACATTCTGCCTCCTGCAAAGAAAACATTATCAGAAAGACTTGGGAAGAGGTTTACCCCAACTGCTGATGACCCTGAGTTTCAACCAAAGAAAGGTATTCCGA ttcaaaTTTCAAGACCGTTAAAGGATAGACTTGGTTTAGTACCAGAGCAAGGTGGCAGACAAACAG AGAGAGCTGCAGCTACTACAGTGACTGATTTTCACATTAAAACTCTTGAAGAAATTCGTCAGGAAAAGGCAAATCAACAGGAAGAGCGACAGACCACAAGTCTGCCATTGAAAAATGACGAAGTCTGTATAAAGAGCAAACTTTCCTCCAATCCTTCAACAGCAATTTACATTAAGTCATTAAATGAGATTCAGGCAGAAAAAAGACTAAGACATCTAAAAGATGGGTTACAGAAACAAGGAAACACAAAAGAAAAGGAATTACAACAGAAAAATTATGGAACTACTGTACAAAATTGTACAGCCACAATTGAAAATGCAAAAGGTCTTAATCGAAAAATTCAGGTTGATAGAAAAATTAAAAGACCTATTGTAAATGACAATTGTTCTGGCATTGCTGTCACCACTACTACACTTTCTGTGAATTTCAAAGACCCAAAACAAAATTTACCATCAATGgaaaaagttaaagttaaaacACTTgaagagataagagaggagaaagCTCTCCGCAGCCAACAATCTACATCTCAACCAGTGGCTCTATCACACAGCAAAAAGATCCTGAGACTCGCCAAACTACCAG ATAAACCAAAATTGAATGTTGAACCATCTGTGGTGAAAAACACAATACATATCAAAGCTGCAAGGAAGCAAAAGACACAAGAACGAACCATTATTGCCGAAGTTAAACCCATGAGCTCTGCTGTTACAAGCAGTGAAGCACTAGAAAGG CTGCCAGTCCCAGAATCTTCTGAGGAGGTTTCAATGGACATCATACCACCAAAGCGTCTCCAAATCAG tTCCCAAGTTAATACACCTTTGTCAAATGCTTCTGTTACAATACCAGCTACTTTAAAGTCTCCAAGGACAAGTACAGCATCAGTGGGAAAAACTTCTTTGTCCACGGAGGATGAATTTGATGAGCTGATGTGGGAAATTTCTGATGATAAACTTGATGCAGAATTGGATCTGGATTCAAATAAAGATGAGGATGCTCTTCTTCTTGAACTGTCAAAGATGATTGACGGCTGA
- the ZC3H11A gene encoding zinc finger CCCH domain-containing protein 11A isoform X1: MSNQGDDCYYFFYSTCTKGDSCTFRHCEAAIGNETVCNLWQEGRCFRQICKFRHMEIDKKRSEIPCYWENQMTGCQKANCAFHHTKGRFVEGSYFPPNKAISKPEPCEAEVQTSLKSPALAKISAAPTPQLRGVKKIEATENVPSPTHPPVVINAADDDEDDDDQFSEEGEEMKNSANLVSTRKSLTPKKDAALNYGIKTLEEIKSEKQKCQDVSNNVPQEIQISSHNRVDHCISVLRTVKFTSKDSSTNLSLSQRLGKRRKFQGESPLAASDEDILPPAKKTLSERLGKRFTPTADDPEFQPKKGIPIQISRPLKDRLGLVPEQGGRQTERAAATTVTDFHIKTLEEIRQEKANQQEERQTTSLPLKNDEVCIKSKLSSNPSTAIYIKSLNEIQAEKRLRHLKDGLQKQGNTKEKELQQKNYGTTVQNCTATIENAKGLNRKIQVDRKIKRPIVNDNCSGIAVTTTTLSVNFKDPKQNLPSMEKVKVKTLEEIREEKALRSQQSTSQPVALSHSKKILRLAKLPGRIEAKLDHLGSSAKNIVEEDNRVTATFRSPVKTFKEQCEKSVDTKTRDSNLTAVSQALVIKDADTLKRTASTHENKDKPKLNVEPSVVKNTIHIKAARKQKTQERTIIAEVKPMSSAVTSSEALERLPVPESSEEVSMDIIPPKRLQISSQVNTPLSNASVTIPATLKSPRTSTASVGKTSLSTEDEFDELMWEISDDKLDAELDLDSNKDEDALLLELSKMIDG, encoded by the exons AAAAAACGGAGTGAGATACCTTGTTACTGGGAAAACCAGATGACTGGCTGTCAAAAGGCCAACTGTGCTTTTCATCATACCAAGGGGAGATTTGTGGAAGGATCATACTTTCCTCCAAATAAAG CTATTTCAAAGCCTGAACCATGTGAGGCAGAAGTGCAGACTTCTCTAAAATCTCCTGCACTGGCTAAGATTTCTGCGGCTCCCACACCCCAGCTGCGTGGAGTAAAAAAAATAGAGGCCACAGAGAATGTTCCAAGTCCTACACATCCACCAGTAGTGATTAATGCGGCAgatgatgatgaagatgatgatg ATCAATTTTCTGAAGAAGGTGAGGAGATGAAGAATTCTGCTAATTTAGTATCTACTAGAAAGTCACTGACGCCAAAAAAAG ATGCTGCCTTAAACTATGGTATTAAAACCCTGGAAGAAATAAAGTCTGAAAAACAGAAGTGTCAAGACGTATCCAATAATG TTCCTCAAGAAATTCAGATTTCATCTCATAACCGAGTAGACCACTGCATTTCAGTTCTCCGAACAGTCAAGTTTACCAGCAAAG ATTCATCAACAAACTTAAGCTTGTCACAACGATTGGGAAAACGCAGGAAATTCCAAGGAGAAAGCCCCTTAG CTGCTTCCGATGAAGACATTCTGCCTCCTGCAAAGAAAACATTATCAGAAAGACTTGGGAAGAGGTTTACCCCAACTGCTGATGACCCTGAGTTTCAACCAAAGAAAGGTATTCCGA ttcaaaTTTCAAGACCGTTAAAGGATAGACTTGGTTTAGTACCAGAGCAAGGTGGCAGACAAACAG AGAGAGCTGCAGCTACTACAGTGACTGATTTTCACATTAAAACTCTTGAAGAAATTCGTCAGGAAAAGGCAAATCAACAGGAAGAGCGACAGACCACAAGTCTGCCATTGAAAAATGACGAAGTCTGTATAAAGAGCAAACTTTCCTCCAATCCTTCAACAGCAATTTACATTAAGTCATTAAATGAGATTCAGGCAGAAAAAAGACTAAGACATCTAAAAGATGGGTTACAGAAACAAGGAAACACAAAAGAAAAGGAATTACAACAGAAAAATTATGGAACTACTGTACAAAATTGTACAGCCACAATTGAAAATGCAAAAGGTCTTAATCGAAAAATTCAGGTTGATAGAAAAATTAAAAGACCTATTGTAAATGACAATTGTTCTGGCATTGCTGTCACCACTACTACACTTTCTGTGAATTTCAAAGACCCAAAACAAAATTTACCATCAATGgaaaaagttaaagttaaaacACTTgaagagataagagaggagaaagCTCTCCGCAGCCAACAATCTACATCTCAACCAGTGGCTCTATCACACAGCAAAAAGATCCTGAGACTCGCCAAACTACCAG GTAGAATAGAGGCAAAACTGGATCACTTGGGCTCGTCTGCAAAAAATATTGTCGAAGAGGACAATCGG GTAACCGCAACATTCAGATCTCCTGTAAAAACCTTTAAAGAACAATGTGAAAAAAGTGTTGACACCAAAACTCGGGATAGCAATCTTACTGCAGTCTCTCAGGCATTGGTAATCAAAGATGCAGACACTTTGAAGCGAACTGCATCAACGCATGAAAATAAAG ATAAACCAAAATTGAATGTTGAACCATCTGTGGTGAAAAACACAATACATATCAAAGCTGCAAGGAAGCAAAAGACACAAGAACGAACCATTATTGCCGAAGTTAAACCCATGAGCTCTGCTGTTACAAGCAGTGAAGCACTAGAAAGG CTGCCAGTCCCAGAATCTTCTGAGGAGGTTTCAATGGACATCATACCACCAAAGCGTCTCCAAATCAG tTCCCAAGTTAATACACCTTTGTCAAATGCTTCTGTTACAATACCAGCTACTTTAAAGTCTCCAAGGACAAGTACAGCATCAGTGGGAAAAACTTCTTTGTCCACGGAGGATGAATTTGATGAGCTGATGTGGGAAATTTCTGATGATAAACTTGATGCAGAATTGGATCTGGATTCAAATAAAGATGAGGATGCTCTTCTTCTTGAACTGTCAAAGATGATTGACGGCTGA
- the ZC3H11A gene encoding zinc finger CCCH domain-containing protein 11A isoform X3 — protein MSNQGDDCYYFFYSTCTKGDSCTFRHCEAAIGNETVCNLWQEGRCFRQICKFRHMEIDKKRSEIPCYWENQMTGCQKANCAFHHTKGRFVEGSYFPPNKAISKPEPCEAEVQTSLKSPALAKISAAPTPQLRGVKKIEATENVPSPTHPPVVINAADDDEDDDDQFSEEGEEMKNSANLVSTRKSLTPKKDAALNYGIKTLEEIKSEKQKCQDVSNNDSSTNLSLSQRLGKRRKFQGESPLAASDEDILPPAKKTLSERLGKRFTPTADDPEFQPKKGIPIQISRPLKDRLGLVPEQGGRQTERAAATTVTDFHIKTLEEIRQEKANQQEERQTTSLPLKNDEVCIKSKLSSNPSTAIYIKSLNEIQAEKRLRHLKDGLQKQGNTKEKELQQKNYGTTVQNCTATIENAKGLNRKIQVDRKIKRPIVNDNCSGIAVTTTTLSVNFKDPKQNLPSMEKVKVKTLEEIREEKALRSQQSTSQPVALSHSKKILRLAKLPGRIEAKLDHLGSSAKNIVEEDNRVTATFRSPVKTFKEQCEKSVDTKTRDSNLTAVSQALVIKDADTLKRTASTHENKDKPKLNVEPSVVKNTIHIKAARKQKTQERTIIAEVKPMSSAVTSSEALERLPVPESSEEVSMDIIPPKRLQISSQVNTPLSNASVTIPATLKSPRTSTASVGKTSLSTEDEFDELMWEISDDKLDAELDLDSNKDEDALLLELSKMIDG, from the exons AAAAAACGGAGTGAGATACCTTGTTACTGGGAAAACCAGATGACTGGCTGTCAAAAGGCCAACTGTGCTTTTCATCATACCAAGGGGAGATTTGTGGAAGGATCATACTTTCCTCCAAATAAAG CTATTTCAAAGCCTGAACCATGTGAGGCAGAAGTGCAGACTTCTCTAAAATCTCCTGCACTGGCTAAGATTTCTGCGGCTCCCACACCCCAGCTGCGTGGAGTAAAAAAAATAGAGGCCACAGAGAATGTTCCAAGTCCTACACATCCACCAGTAGTGATTAATGCGGCAgatgatgatgaagatgatgatg ATCAATTTTCTGAAGAAGGTGAGGAGATGAAGAATTCTGCTAATTTAGTATCTACTAGAAAGTCACTGACGCCAAAAAAAG ATGCTGCCTTAAACTATGGTATTAAAACCCTGGAAGAAATAAAGTCTGAAAAACAGAAGTGTCAAGACGTATCCAATAATG ATTCATCAACAAACTTAAGCTTGTCACAACGATTGGGAAAACGCAGGAAATTCCAAGGAGAAAGCCCCTTAG CTGCTTCCGATGAAGACATTCTGCCTCCTGCAAAGAAAACATTATCAGAAAGACTTGGGAAGAGGTTTACCCCAACTGCTGATGACCCTGAGTTTCAACCAAAGAAAGGTATTCCGA ttcaaaTTTCAAGACCGTTAAAGGATAGACTTGGTTTAGTACCAGAGCAAGGTGGCAGACAAACAG AGAGAGCTGCAGCTACTACAGTGACTGATTTTCACATTAAAACTCTTGAAGAAATTCGTCAGGAAAAGGCAAATCAACAGGAAGAGCGACAGACCACAAGTCTGCCATTGAAAAATGACGAAGTCTGTATAAAGAGCAAACTTTCCTCCAATCCTTCAACAGCAATTTACATTAAGTCATTAAATGAGATTCAGGCAGAAAAAAGACTAAGACATCTAAAAGATGGGTTACAGAAACAAGGAAACACAAAAGAAAAGGAATTACAACAGAAAAATTATGGAACTACTGTACAAAATTGTACAGCCACAATTGAAAATGCAAAAGGTCTTAATCGAAAAATTCAGGTTGATAGAAAAATTAAAAGACCTATTGTAAATGACAATTGTTCTGGCATTGCTGTCACCACTACTACACTTTCTGTGAATTTCAAAGACCCAAAACAAAATTTACCATCAATGgaaaaagttaaagttaaaacACTTgaagagataagagaggagaaagCTCTCCGCAGCCAACAATCTACATCTCAACCAGTGGCTCTATCACACAGCAAAAAGATCCTGAGACTCGCCAAACTACCAG GTAGAATAGAGGCAAAACTGGATCACTTGGGCTCGTCTGCAAAAAATATTGTCGAAGAGGACAATCGG GTAACCGCAACATTCAGATCTCCTGTAAAAACCTTTAAAGAACAATGTGAAAAAAGTGTTGACACCAAAACTCGGGATAGCAATCTTACTGCAGTCTCTCAGGCATTGGTAATCAAAGATGCAGACACTTTGAAGCGAACTGCATCAACGCATGAAAATAAAG ATAAACCAAAATTGAATGTTGAACCATCTGTGGTGAAAAACACAATACATATCAAAGCTGCAAGGAAGCAAAAGACACAAGAACGAACCATTATTGCCGAAGTTAAACCCATGAGCTCTGCTGTTACAAGCAGTGAAGCACTAGAAAGG CTGCCAGTCCCAGAATCTTCTGAGGAGGTTTCAATGGACATCATACCACCAAAGCGTCTCCAAATCAG tTCCCAAGTTAATACACCTTTGTCAAATGCTTCTGTTACAATACCAGCTACTTTAAAGTCTCCAAGGACAAGTACAGCATCAGTGGGAAAAACTTCTTTGTCCACGGAGGATGAATTTGATGAGCTGATGTGGGAAATTTCTGATGATAAACTTGATGCAGAATTGGATCTGGATTCAAATAAAGATGAGGATGCTCTTCTTCTTGAACTGTCAAAGATGATTGACGGCTGA